A DNA window from Fusobacterium perfoetens ATCC 29250 contains the following coding sequences:
- a CDS encoding GIY-YIG nuclease family protein, translating to MKIQQIFNELTDLNDMNYRFHLAKPASERPSDVLARSREDWLGWQIYKERENGERFPYPVKYIFSFAQLSGNEFIFGGIFEILDRSGKEYKVKYVDKYQDLIGRVVLTYTGKNKRGTVFRPSHILENSEIIEIYKSAYKGEKFPGIENINHTYKQLRIVYDNKLEDWKNILSNIKGIYLLTDTKTGKHYVGSAKGVDSIYGRWSNYIYGFDGGNKELIKLRKEEGEEYFKENFKFSILEVFGMSFEDKNIEAKESLWKEKLMSRQFGYNSN from the coding sequence ATGAAAATACAGCAAATATTTAATGAATTAACAGATTTGAATGATATGAATTATAGATTTCATTTAGCAAAACCAGCAAGTGAAAGACCCTCAGATGTATTAGCTCGTTCAAGAGAAGATTGGCTAGGGTGGCAGATATATAAAGAAAGAGAAAATGGAGAGAGATTTCCTTATCCTGTGAAATATATTTTTAGTTTTGCACAATTATCAGGAAATGAATTTATTTTTGGTGGAATATTCGAGATTTTAGATAGAAGTGGAAAAGAATATAAGGTTAAATATGTAGATAAATATCAAGATTTAATAGGAAGAGTTGTATTAACATATACTGGAAAAAATAAAAGAGGAACTGTTTTCAGACCTAGTCATATCTTGGAAAATTCAGAAATAATTGAAATTTATAAAAGTGCATATAAAGGAGAAAAATTTCCTGGTATAGAAAATATAAATCATACTTATAAACAACTAAGAATAGTTTATGATAATAAACTAGAGGATTGGAAAAATATACTTAGTAATATAAAAGGAATTTATCTTTTGACAGATACTAAAACAGGAAAACATTATGTAGGTTCTGCTAAAGGTGTGGATAGTATATATGGAAGATGGAGTAATTATATTTATGGATTTGATGGTGGGAATAAAGAATTAATAAAATTGAGAAAAGAAGAAGGGGAAGAATATTTTAAAGAAAACTTTAAATTTTCGATTTTAGAAGTTTTTGGAATGAGTTTTGAAGATAAAAATATAGAAGCAAAAGAAAGTCTATGGAAAGAAAAATTAATGAGTAGACAGTTTGGATATAATTCAAACTAG
- a CDS encoding type I restriction-modification system subunit M produces MSEHQAELEKRLWAIANELRGNMGADEFKNYILGLIFFKFLSEKIEKTGNDILSEDNMKFEDIEGKDEYIEAVKEYCINSIGYFIEPKYLFGNLASRAKNGEFIIEDLGLALKYIEDSTNGQASNDDFSGLFGDVDLTSLKLGKTSNDKNKMISEVIKHLQDINFNFDDTEMDVLGNAYEYLIGQFASNAGKKAGEFYTPAQASKLLAKLTTVGKDRIKSVYDPTCGSGSLLLKVASQVEVSNIYGQELNTTTYNLARMNMILHGVKFNDFEIRQGDTLENPQHLDKRFDIVVANPPFSQKWSADDSFLSDERFASYGKLAPSSKADFAFIQHMVYHLDDEGTMAVIVPHGVLFRGASEGVIRKYLLKEKNYIDAIIGLPANIFYGTSIPTCVIVVKKNRKNDDDILFIDGSNDFEKSKNQNYLRDEDVEKIANTYKNREEIEKYSKRVSMKEIEENDYNLNIPRYVDTFEEEEEINLEEVVEKITKIDEEMKEVDETIKNFCNELGIKAPVM; encoded by the coding sequence ATGTCAGAACATCAAGCAGAATTAGAAAAAAGACTATGGGCAATAGCCAATGAGCTTAGGGGAAATATGGGAGCTGATGAATTTAAAAACTATATACTAGGTTTAATATTCTTTAAGTTCCTATCTGAAAAAATAGAGAAAACAGGAAACGATATATTATCAGAAGATAATATGAAATTTGAAGATATAGAGGGAAAAGATGAATATATTGAAGCAGTAAAAGAGTATTGTATCAATAGTATTGGTTATTTTATAGAGCCTAAATATCTTTTTGGAAATTTAGCTAGTAGAGCAAAGAATGGAGAATTTATCATAGAAGATTTGGGGCTAGCTTTGAAATATATAGAAGATTCTACAAATGGACAAGCTAGTAATGACGATTTTTCAGGACTATTTGGAGATGTAGATTTAACATCTTTAAAACTTGGAAAAACTTCTAACGATAAAAATAAAATGATTTCCGAAGTAATAAAACATTTACAAGATATTAATTTTAATTTTGATGATACAGAAATGGACGTTTTAGGAAATGCCTATGAATATTTAATAGGTCAATTTGCTAGTAATGCTGGTAAAAAGGCTGGAGAATTCTATACACCAGCACAAGCTTCAAAACTTTTGGCAAAATTAACAACAGTTGGAAAAGATAGAATAAAATCAGTTTATGACCCTACTTGTGGTTCTGGTTCTCTATTATTAAAAGTAGCTTCTCAAGTAGAAGTATCAAATATCTATGGGCAAGAGTTAAATACTACAACTTATAACTTAGCTCGTATGAATATGATATTACATGGAGTAAAATTTAATGATTTTGAGATTAGACAAGGGGACACATTGGAGAATCCACAACATTTAGACAAAAGATTTGATATAGTTGTGGCTAACCCTCCATTCTCTCAAAAATGGAGTGCTGATGATAGTTTTCTATCTGATGAAAGATTTGCTTCTTATGGAAAATTAGCTCCTAGTAGTAAGGCTGATTTTGCTTTTATTCAACATATGGTTTATCATTTAGATGATGAGGGAACAATGGCTGTAATAGTTCCTCACGGAGTATTATTTAGAGGAGCAAGTGAGGGAGTTATAAGAAAATATTTATTAAAAGAGAAAAATTATATTGACGCAATAATTGGACTACCTGCTAATATTTTCTATGGAACAAGTATTCCTACTTGTGTAATTGTAGTTAAGAAAAATAGAAAAAATGATGATGATATATTATTTATAGATGGTTCAAATGATTTTGAAAAATCTAAAAATCAAAACTATTTGAGAGATGAAGATGTAGAAAAGATTGCTAATACTTACAAAAATAGAGAGGAAATAGAAAAATATTCTAAAAGAGTAAGTATGAAAGAGATTGAAGAAAATGATTATAACTTAAATATTCCAAGATATGTAGATACTTTTGAGGAAGAGGAAGAAATAAATCTTGAAGAAGTAGTAGAGAAAATAACAAAGATAGATGAGGAAATGAAAGAAGTAGATGAAACTATCAAAAACTTCTGTAATGAGCTTGGAATAAAAGCTCCTGTAATGTAG
- a CDS encoding PDDEXK nuclease domain-containing protein, producing MEIERRDIFTDIKNIIDLSYQKAQTVSAEFKLSYSHYLTLMRITNIEERNFYEIEAINNNWSLRELKRQIDSALYERLVLSRDKEKVIELSKKGQLIEKPQDIRQIQMYVNYYDRHVKLDDENKTIGIIICKDKNDTLVNMTLPEGNEQIFASRYMTILPSKEELKKIVESEVRE from the coding sequence ATGGAAATTGAGAGAAGAGATATTTTTACAGATATTAAAAATATTATTGACTTATCTTATCAAAAAGCGCAGACAGTGTCTGCGGAATTTAAACTTTCATATTCTCATTATCTTACTCTTATGAGAATAACAAATATAGAGGAAAGAAATTTCTATGAAATAGAGGCAATAAATAATAATTGGAGTTTAAGAGAATTAAAAAGACAAATTGATTCTGCTTTGTATGAAAGATTAGTTTTGAGTAGAGATAAGGAAAAAGTTATTGAATTATCTAAAAAGGGGCAATTAATAGAAAAGCCTCAAGATATTAGACAGATACAAATGTATGTAAATTACTATGATAGACATGTAAAACTTGATGATGAAAATAAAACAATAGGAATTATAATATGTAAAGATAAAAATGATACTCTTGTAAATATGACACTTCCAGAGGGAAATGAACAAATATTTGCTAGTAGATATATGACAATCTTACCTAGTAAAGAAGAATTGAAAAAGATAGTAGAAAGTGAGGTAAGAGAATGA
- a CDS encoding restriction endonuclease subunit S → MKKVPKLRFKEFSDEWEEIKEDIKILSGNAYPLESYNSEGILLVQGLNIYPGKLIIENPIYIAKNFNNFKHINIKNGDILLGLNRPIINNELKVCLFENDKAYLYQRAGILHFNKNNINSKFIYQYLRSESFKRKLEKELVGSDQPYIKSDLFKIIKIYSGKYFEQEKIANFLSSIDKKISLTEEKLELFREYKKGVMQKIFSQELRFKDNEGNDYPKWEEKRLNELVVKLTNGISLNQNLEKKGYRVTRIETISMGKIDINKIGFVLTDKNLDEYKLNIGDLLFSNINSVEHIGKIAYVDKDYNLYHGMNLLRIVFKEQYNSKYFYYILITNKYKKIFEKLCNKAVSQASINQTELGKIKVKFPILEEQRKIANFLSSIDEKIEKIENELENLKEFKKGLLQQMFV, encoded by the coding sequence ATGAAAAAAGTACCAAAGTTAAGATTTAAAGAGTTTAGTGATGAATGGGAAGAAATAAAAGAGGATATAAAAATTTTATCTGGTAACGCTTATCCATTAGAAAGTTATAATTCAGAAGGAATTTTATTAGTCCAAGGCTTGAATATTTATCCAGGAAAATTAATAATAGAAAATCCTATATATATAGCAAAAAATTTCAATAATTTTAAACATATTAATATTAAAAATGGAGATATTTTACTTGGGTTAAATAGACCTATTATTAATAATGAGTTAAAAGTTTGTTTATTTGAGAATGATAAAGCGTACTTATATCAAAGAGCAGGAATACTACATTTTAATAAAAATAATATAAATTCTAAATTTATTTATCAATATTTAAGAAGTGAAAGTTTTAAAAGAAAATTAGAAAAAGAATTAGTAGGGTCGGACCAACCTTATATAAAATCTGATTTGTTTAAAATTATAAAAATTTATTCAGGAAAATATTTCGAACAAGAAAAAATAGCTAACTTTCTTTCTAGTATAGATAAAAAAATTTCTTTAACAGAAGAAAAATTAGAATTATTTAGAGAATACAAAAAGGGAGTTATGCAAAAGATTTTCTCTCAAGAATTAAGATTTAAAGATAATGAGGGAAATGATTATCCAAAGTGGGAAGAAAAGAGATTAAATGAATTAGTTGTTAAATTAACAAATGGGATAAGTTTAAATCAAAATTTAGAAAAGAAAGGATATAGAGTAACAAGAATAGAAACTATTTCAATGGGGAAAATAGATATAAATAAAATAGGATTTGTTTTAACTGATAAAAATTTAGATGAATATAAATTAAATATAGGAGATTTATTATTTAGTAATATTAATAGTGTAGAACACATAGGAAAAATAGCTTATGTAGATAAAGATTATAATTTATATCATGGAATGAATTTGTTGAGAATAGTTTTTAAAGAACAATATAATTCAAAATATTTTTATTATATTTTAATAACTAATAAATATAAAAAGATATTTGAAAAATTATGTAATAAAGCAGTAAGTCAAGCTAGTATAAACCAAACTGAATTAGGAAAAATTAAGGTAAAATTTCCTATTTTAGAAGAACAAAGAAAAATAGCAAATTTCCTATCATCTATTGATGAAAAAATAGAGAAAATTGAAAATGAACTTGAAAATTTAAAAGAATTTAAAAAAGGATTATTACAACAGATGTTTGTATAA